DNA from Mesorhizobium sp. B2-1-1:
GAACAAACGCTCCACCTGACGCACCGAAAGGCCGGCCGATTTGGCGAGCTGCACCGCCGAGAGCGGCTCGTCGAGATGGTCGGCCATCAGCTCGACGATGCGCCTGAGCTTCTCCGACTTGCCGGTGAGATCGCGCTCCGGCCCGACGCGCTGGCGGTCGCCGGCCGAGCGGATGCGCTCGTGCTGGAACTGGTTGGCGACGCCATTGGCGAGGTTCGAGCCGAAGTCGCCGCGCACGATCTCCAGCATCAGGTCGATCGAGGTGGTGCCGCCGGCGCAGGTGTAGCGCTTGCGGTCGATCTCGAAGACGTTGCCAGTGCAGTTGATGTCGGGAAAGCGCTCGACGAAGCCGGCGCGGTTCTCCCAATGGATGGTGCAGCGATAGCCGTCGAGCTGGCCGGCCTCGGCCAGCAAATAGGATCCGACCGACAGCGCGCCGAGCGCATTGCCGCGCCGGCCCCAGCTGCGCAGCGCCGCCAGAACCTTGCTCTTGCCGGGAAACTCCGTGGTCAGCCCGACCGAGACGAAGAGGATGTCGACCGGCGGAAGGTCGGCAACCGCATAGTCGATCTTGAGCGGCAAGCCGTTGGACGCCATCACCGGATCGCCATCGGCCGATACCGTCGTCCAGCCGTAGAAATCGCGGCCGAGCAGCCGGTTCGCCGAACGGAACGTGTCGATCGCGGCGGCCAGCGAGAACATGGAGAACTTGTCGACCAGCAGGAATGCGAATTGCCGGCCGCCTTGAA
Protein-coding regions in this window:
- a CDS encoding GlxA family transcriptional regulator, producing MNDPVQGGRQFAFLLVDKFSMFSLAAAIDTFRSANRLLGRDFYGWTTVSADGDPVMASNGLPLKIDYAVADLPPVDILFVSVGLTTEFPGKSKVLAALRSWGRRGNALGALSVGSYLLAEAGQLDGYRCTIHWENRAGFVERFPDINCTGNVFEIDRKRYTCAGGTTSIDLMLEIVRGDFGSNLANGVANQFQHERIRSAGDRQRVGPERDLTGKSEKLRRIVELMADHLDEPLSAVQLAKSAGLSVRQVERLFLRHLNVTPGRYYMRLRLERARELLRQTNMPILDVAIATGFTSHSYFAQSYRLQFGRPPSEERRTTY